CGCTGATTTCTCTTAAATAGTAGCGGCGGTCTGTCGGGATAATGACGTTTTGCTTTTCTACATCCTTCACGACTGGAAGGGTTGAAGACCAGCTTTTGTCTGCCTTTTTATTAATTAGATCTAAAAGGGCCACAAACAGTGTATTTGTTCCTGGATCATTGAACTGGCTTGCAATTGTTCCATAAACCGGCAAGTCTTCGAATGGACTTTCAAACAGCAAGTGGCTGCGCTGATATTGCTTTTGCACCTGGCGCTTTGCATCCTGAGATCCTTTTCTTTCAAACTTGTTGATTACAATCAGATCTGCATAATCAATCATATCTATTTTTTCCAGCTGGGACGGGGCGCCGAATTCGCTTGTCATGACATATAAAGAGAGATCACAGATTTCAGTAATTGCTGCATCACCTTGGCCGATTCCGCTTGTTTCAACAATAATCAGGTCATAGCCTGCACCTTTGACAACGGCAATCGCATCATTGATCGCAAGAGACAATTCAGATCTAGATTGTCTTGTCGCAAGACTTCTCATGTAGACCCTTGGCGAAAAGATAGCGTTCATGCGGATACGGTCACCCAGGAGGGCGCCGCCTGTTTTTTGCTTTGTAGGATCGATGGAGATGACGGCAATTTTGATTTCAGGGACTTCATTTAAAAATCTGCGGATCAGTTCATCTGTAAGTGAACTTTTCCCGGCGCCGCCAGTACCTGTTATCCCAATAACAGGAGCGTCTGAAGTAAGCTGCTTCACTTCAGAAATCACCTTTTCGGCTGTTGCCGCTGCTTCGTTTTTGCTTCCGAGCTGTGATTCAGCAACCGTAATCAGCTTAGCAATCGCCCCAACATCACCAGTTTTCAGCTTTTCGATTTCGTCTTCAATTTTAGTAACTGTTTGAAAATCGCACTCTTTAATCATGAGCTCAATCATTCCCTGAAGACCAAGCTCCCTGCCGTCTTCAGGAGAAAAAATACGTGCAATGCCATATTCATGCAGTTCTTTTATTTCACGCGGAATGATGACACCGCCGCCTCCGCCGTACAGGCGGATATGCGAGGCTCCTCTTTCTTTTAAAAGGTCATACATGTATTTAAAAAATTCAACATGTCCGCCTTGATAAGAAGAGATTGCTATCCCCTGCGCATCCTCCTGAATAGCTGCATTTACGATTTCTTCAACCGAACGATTGTGTCCAAGATGAATGACCTCTGCTCCGCTGGCCTGCAGAATTCTCCGCATAATGTTAATCGAAGCATCGTGTCCGTCAAACAAACTTGAAGCCGTTACAAAACGAACGGCATATTTCGGTTTATAGGTCTCCTGTTTATGCATACGTCCCGCATCCCCTTTACTCTCGTTATTTCGTATGATTCCCGTTTTTTCCTACCCCTTGAAGAATCAGTTTTGTCTGAACTTCAATATACTCATCCAACGTGTAATTTCTTTGCAGAGCCCATCTTCTGAACCCCCACATTTGCCCCTGAACGAATATATTGTGCGCCAATAATTCCCGCTCCCTTAAGGAAAGCGAGATTTCTCCTTTATCCACGCAGCCTGCAATCACTTTTTCAAACATCCCGACCATTTCGATTTCTTTTTGCAGGACGTACGGGAGAGCATCACGCGACAGTGACTTTGCCTCCTGGTACATGACAAGCACCTCATCCTGCATTTCATCGACAACTTTGAAATAGTTTGCAATGGCAACCTTTAAGCTTTCAATTGTGCCCTGCTTAATATCAATGTCTTTCTCCAGTCTGTCGCGAACCTGGTCATAAATCGTGTCACAGACTAGATACAGCACATCTTCCTTTTGTCTGATGTATTCATACAGCGTGCCGATGCTGAATCCCGCAGCCTTTGCAATTTCTCTTGTGGTTGTGCGGTGGAATCCTTTTTGCTTAAAGAGATTTACCGCACCTTTAATCATTTGGTCACGGCGTTTTTGAACAAGCCGCTCATCTTTGACAGAAGCATGCACTTCACGTTTCGTCATCTTCCACCGCCTCCCTGTTTTAATTGTCCTCTTATTTTGTAATCATCCTAGAGATCACCAGTCTTTGAATCTCCTGTGTTCCCTCATAGATTTGAGTGATTTTTGCATCCCTCATATACCGTTCTACTGGGTAATCTTTTGTATAGCCGTAGCCGCCGAAAACCTGAACAGCTTCTGTTGTCACCTTCATTGCAGTATCCCCTGCAAAAAGCTTTGACATGGCCGATTCTTTTCCATAAGGCAGCCCTTCTGATTCAAGCCATGCAGCCTGATAGGTTAAGAGACGGGATGCTTCAACCGTTGTAGCCATATCAGCCAATTTAAAGCCAATACCCTGCTGCATCGCAATCGGTTTTCCGAACTGCTGGCGTTCTTTCGCATAAGCAACAGAAGCATCAAGAGCGCCTTGGGCGATTCCGACAGCTTGAGCAGCAATTCCATTTCGGCCGCCGTCAAGTGTCATCATGGCAATTTTAAAGCCTTCTCCTTCTTGACCAAGCAGGTTTTCTTTTGGCACGATGCAATCTTCAAAGATGATTTCTGTTGTCGGCGAGGAACGAATGCCAAGCTTGCTTTCTTTCTTGCCCACAGAGAAGCCCTTGAAGTCTTTTTCAACGATAAACGCGCTTGTGCCTTTATGCTTGCTTTCAGGATCTGTTACAGCAAACACGATATACGTATCGGCAATTCCTCCGTTTGTGATGAAGATCTTAGAACCATTAAGTACGTAATGGTCGCCGTTTAATTTAGCCGTCGTTCTCATGCCGCCTGCGTCAGAGCCTGAACCTGGCTCAGTTAATCCGTAAGCGCCGATCTTTTCGCCCTGTGCCATTGGCTTCAAATACTTCTGTTTTTGTTCTTCTGTTCCGAATTTGAAAACAGGCCAGCCCGCAAGTGATGTATGGGCAGATAAGGTAACTCCAATCGACGCGCACACTCGTGAAAGCTCTTCAATCGCAATGACATACGCTAAGTAGTCGCTGCCAATGCCGCCGTATTCTTCTGGCCAGGGAATGCCTGTTAAGCCAAGCTCCGCCATTTTGTCAAAAAGTGCACGGTCAAAACGCTCTTCCTCGTCGCGTTCTGCAGCTGTAGGCTCTACTTCATTTTTAGCGAAGTCTCTTACCATTTTGCGAATCATTTCATGCTCATCTGATAGTTTAAAAAACATCTATTTCATCCCCCGTATTGATTAATTTAAGATATGTTTACTGATGACGATTCTTTGAATCTCGCTGGTTCCTTCATAAATCTCGCACACTTTTGCGTCCCTGAAGTAACGTTCGACCGGATAATCTTTTGTATAGCCATAGCCGCCGTATACTTGAATCGCTTCTATGGCAACCTCCATCGCTGTTTTTGAGGCGAACAGCTTAGCCATTGACGCTTCTTTTCCGCAAGGAAGTCCGTTCTGCCTTAAGAAAGCGGCTCTGTATGTCAGAAGTTCAGAGGATTCAACACTTGTTGCCATGTCTGCAAGTTTAAAACCGATGCCTTGCTGAGCCGCGATCGGCTTGCCGAATTGAACACGCTCTTTTGCATAGTTGATGGAGTTCTCAAGCGCAGCCTGCGCGATGCCAAGTGATTGGGCAGCGATTCCGATTCTCCCCACATCCAGATTGGCCATGGCAATTTTAAACCCGTCTCCTTCTTCCCCAAGAAGGTTTTCAAACGGAACCTCAGCATCTTCGAAGGAAAGCTGGACAGTCCGTGACCCATAAAGCCCCATTTTGTGCTCATCTTTCCCAATCACAAGGCCCTTCGTATCCTTTTCAACAACAAATGCTGAAATCCCCTTTGTGCCCGCCGCGTGATTTGTTGACGCAAACACGATATACGTGTCTGCTTCTCCTCCATTTGTAATAAACACCTTAGATCCATTCAAAATGTATTTGTCGTCTTTTTTAACCGCTTTTGTTTTTAAACTGCCTGCGTCAGATCCTGATCCTGGCTCCGTTAAACAGAAAGCCCCTAAGTATTCGCCGCTTGCAAGCTTTGGAATATACTTCTTTTTCTGCTCTTCTGATCCAAAATAAAGAATCGGATTTGTGCCGACTGATGTATGAACGCTTAGAATGACCCCGACTGTCGCACTTACTTTTGATAGCTCGTGGATGGCAATAATGTAAGAGGTAAAATCCATACCTGCCCCGCCGTATTCCTCAGGTATTGGAATTCCCATTAGACCAAGTGAACCCATTTTACGGAGAATCTCTTTTGGAAATTCTCCCTGCTCCATTTTTTCAACAAACGGCTCGATTTCTGTTTGAGCAAAATCCCGAACCATCTTCCTCATCATTTCCTGCTCTTCTGTGAAGCGAATATTCATGTCCTGTCCCCCTGTGATGTCTGATTAACCCTCGTATGAATAAAAACCTCTGCCAGTTTTGCGGCCAAGCCATCCAGCTTTTACATATTTTCTGAGAAGCGGACATGGACGGTATTTATCATCGCCAAAGCCTTCGTGAAGTGTTTCCATAATATAAAGACATGTATCAAGACCGATAAAGTCAGCAAGTGTGAGCGGGCCCATCGGATGATTCATTCCGAGCTTCATCACTTCATCAATCGCTTCTTTCTCTGCAACCCCTTCGTACAGAGTGTAGATGGCTTCATTGATCATCGGCATCAGAATTCTGTTTGAGACGAAACCCGGAAAATCATTGACTTCAACCGGAACCTTTTTCAATGTTTTCGTCATATCTTCAATCGCCTGATAGACTTCTTCACTCGTTGCAAGACCGCGGATAATTTCAACCAGCTTCATCACAGGCACCGGATTCATAAAATGCATGCCGATTACTTTTTCAGGACGCTTTGTTGCGGCTGCGATCTCTGTAATTGGCAAAGAAGAAGTATTTGTCGCAAGAATGGTCTGCTCTGGTGTAACCTCATCAAGCTTCGCAAAAATATCTGATTTGATCTTCATATTTTCAACAGCTGCCTCAATCACTAAATCTGTTTGTGCTGCATCCTGAAGATCTATGGAAGCTGTCAATCTGCCTAAGATTTCGTGCTTTTGCTCCGCTGTCATTTTTTCTTTATCTACTTGTCTTTGAAGATTTTTATCAATCGCAGCAAATCCCTTTTGAACGAATTCTTCTTTTAAATCATTCAAGTAAACCTTGTATCCTGCCATTGCACAAACCTGCGCAATGCCTGCACCCATTTGACCTGCCCCGATAACCATTACATTTTGAATACTCATGTACATCCCCCTTGTTCGTTTTAACGCTTATACTTCTACCATAATTGCGTCGCCCTGGCCTCCGCCGCTGCAGATTGCCGCAATGCCGATTCCGCCGCCGCGTCTTTTCAGCTCATGAATTAATGTAATAATGATTCGTGCCCCGCTCGCTCCAATTGGATGCCCTAGAGCTACGGCTCCGCCGTTTACATTTACTTTTTCAGGATCGAGTCCCGCCAGCTGATTGCTTGCTAAAGCGACTGCTGAAAATGCCTCATTTATTTCAAACAAATCAATTTCTTCAAGCTTCTTGCCTGTTTTTTTCAGAAGCTCAAGAATGACAAGTCCTGGTGTTTTCGGAAAATCCTTCGCTTCAAGCGCAATGGATGTATGACCGATAATCGCCGCAATCGGCTGCTTTCCTTCTTGCTTTGCACGTTCTTCGCTCATCAGTACAAGAGCTCCCGCGCCGTCATTGACTCCCGGTGCATTTCCTGCCGTAATGGTGCCGGCTTGATTAAAGACTGGTTTTAACTTAGACAATCTTTCAATCGATGTATCTTTTCTCGGAGCTTCATCGTGCTCTATTTTAAGGGGATCCCCTTTACGCTGCGGAATCTCTACACTCACGATTTCTTCGCCCAATTTCCCTGATTCGATCGCTGCAACTGTACGTTTGTGGCTTCTTAGTGCCCACTCATCCTGTGCTTCTCTTGAAATTTCCAAGTCTGATGCTGTTTCATTTCCGTACGTGCCCATGTGAACCCCAGTAAAGCTGCACGTAAGACCATCATGGACCATTAAATCCTGAACCTTGGCATCTCCCATACGCAAGCCCCATCTTGCTTTAGGCATGATGTACGGAGCATTGCTCATTGATTCCATTCCGCCTGCTACAATGACCTCTTCATCTCCTGCACGGATGATTTGATCAGCCAGCGTGACACTTCTCATTCCTGATGCACATACTTTGTTGATGGTTTCTGTTTTTACGTTCCAGGGAATGTCTGCATGTCTTGCAGCCTGACGGGAAGGAATTTGCCCCTGACCGCCTTGCAGAACAGATCCCATAATAACTTCATCCACCTCTTCCGCGTTTACATTTGCACGCTTCAAGGCTTCTTTAATGGCAATGCCTCCAAGCTCTGAGGCCGTAAGGGAACTGAGGCCTCCTCCAAATTTTCCAAATGGTGTTCTAACACCGCTTACGATCACTGTTCGATTCATCATTCTTCATCCCCTCAATTCTTTTATAAGAAAACGTTTACAAAATTCCGATTGAACGCTCGCTCAGCTTACCCCCAGGGAAGAAGGTGAAACGAAATCGCTCCACCTTCCTATATATCTATCTCTGTCATTCTCCATTTATGCTGAAATTCCTTTTAAGCAACGCTCTCTTTTTTCTCGCCGAGAACCGCTTTTTCAAGAAGTTCTGCTACATCATACGTGCTTACTGTTTCTTCAACTTCTTTTGCCTTCGTTCCGTCGCTCAGCATCGTTAAGCAATATGGACAGCCAGAGCTGATGACGGTCGGGTTCACTTCAAGCGCCTGATTTGTTCTTGCCACGTTTATACGTGAACCGGCATCCTCTTCCATCCACATAAGTCCGCCGCCTGCACCGCAGCACATTCCCGTTTCACGGTTTCGGGTCATTTCAACAAGCTTCACACCCGGTATGGACTTCAAAATTTCGCGAGGCGGCTCATATACTTCGTTGTAGCGTCCCAAATAGCAGGAATCATGGAAGGTAATCGTCTCATTCACTTCAAATTTAGGAACAAGTCTTCCTTCCTCTACAAGCTTGGCTAGAAGCTCTGTATGGTGGAACACTTCTGCCTCTAGTCCAAAATCAGGATACTCATTTTTGAAAATATTGTACGCATGCGGATCAATGGTGACAATTTTCCTGATCTCATTCTTCTGAAATTCATCAATATTTTTCGTCGCAAGCTCCTGGAATAAAAATTCATTTCCAAGGCGGCGAGGCGTGTCTCCCGAGTTCTTTTCCTTGTTTCCAAGAATCGCAAACTTCACTCCAGCTTCATTTAGAAGCTTCGCAAAAGATAATGCGATTTTCTGGCTGCGGTTATCGTAAGATCCCATGGATCCAACCCAAAACAGGTATTCAAACTCTTCGCCTGCTTTACTCATTTCTTTTACCGTTGGAACATGAACGTCGTCGCGCGCCTCGCGCCAATCTTCACGCTCTTTTCGGTTAAGGCCCCATGGATTGCCCTGACGTTCGATGTTTGTCATGGCGCGCTGAGCATCAGGATCCATTTTTCCTTCTGTCAAGACTAGATAACGGCGCATATCAATAATTTTGTCTACATGCTCATTCATAACAGGACACTGATCTTCACAGTTGCGGCATGTTGTACAAGCCCAGATTTCTTCTTCTGTGATGATTTCGCCAATGAGGCTTGGGTTATATTCAATCGTCGCTGCTGCTTCCTGAGAGCCCTGTCCTGATGCCATGGCTGCAAGCTGATTGCCCTTAGTGCCGGCAAAAGCATACGTTGGCACCCATGGTGACATTGACGTTACTGCTGCCCCTTTTTCCGTTAAATGATCACGCAGCCTTAAAATTAAATCCATCGGAGAAAGCATTTTGCCTGTTCCCGTTGCAGGACACATATTTGTACAGCGTCCGCATTCGACACACGCATATAAATCAATCAGCTGTGTTTGTTTGAAATCCTCAATTTTCCCAACACCGAATGATTCCTGTGATTCATCCTCAAAATCAATCTTCTCAAGCTTTCCAGGGTTTGAAAGACGGCCGAAGTAAACATTCGCCGGACCCGCAAGCAAGTGAGCATGCTTTGATTGAGGCACATAAACTAAGAACGTTAAAAGAATCAGCAAATGCACCCACCATGAAATGTAGAAGATAACAGCAGCGCCTGTCTCGCCGACAAAGCTCAGCAAATAGGCAAAGCTTGAAGCAATTGGTTCTGTCCATGTTAATTCATGATTGTGCCAGATCAGGTTCATTCCGTTACCGAGCAGAACCGACAGCATTAAGCCGCCGATAAAGATTAAAACAAGACCTGCTTTAAAGTTTTTCTTTAACCGCACAAGCTTCTCAATGTACCTGCGGTAAAAAGCCCATACTACCGCAACCAGGATCATCAAAGTGACAAGTTCCTGAAAGAAAGTGAAGCCTGGATAAAGCGGTCCAAGGGGAAGGTGTTTGTCTGGCAGTAAGCCTTTAATAATAAAGTCAAGCGCTCCAAACTGTACCAGAATAAACCCGTAAAAGAACATCACATGCATGATGCCGCTTTTTTTATCCTTGAGGAGCTTCTTTTGACCGAAAACATTGACCATAATGTTCTTCAGTCTTTCATTTAACTGCTGATCAAACTCTGTTTTCTTCCCGAGCTTGATGTATGCCATTCTTGAACGGATTAAGTAAATAAACAAACTCGCTCCGTAAGCGGTTACAAGTATGAATGCAGCAAAATTGATCCATAACAGTGCTTCCAATTTGTCTCCCCCGTTTCTGTGCTGAATACTCCCATTGCCCCATCATTCTAAAAACTTAAAATCCATGTAATTTTCTGAATCTTACCCTATATTTACATGATAATAATGAATGAGCATTCAGTCAATGATTTTATGCTGATAATTTTTCTGCAAGACGTAAAACATAATAGGTAGATGATAAAGCGATAAGGAGGGCTTACGTTGAACAGCATGTTACTAATAGGATTAATCGCATTGATATTTGTTGTTTGGCTGAGGCTCGACTATTACTTTGGAAGAAAAAAACATCTCCGCAGCTTAAATGAAATGAAGTATCCCCTGAGAAAAAGTGATATTGAATTATATATTGTGGGTGAACACTTTTATAAAAAATTGTTTGCGGACATCGAAAATAGCACACATTCGATCCATGTGTTATTTTATATTGTAAAAAATGACCCTGACAGCGACGACTTTCTTGCCCTTCTCATTAAAAAAGCAGAACAGGGCATCGAGGTCAGACTCCTTCTGGACTATGTTGGAAGCAAATCACTTAAAAAAGAGAAAATTGAAGAATTAAAAAAGAGCGGAATTTCATTTTCGTATACACATAACCCCGCTCCTCCTTACTTTTTTTATACTCTTCAGGCACGCAATCACCGTAAGATAACTGTTATTGACGGAAAAATCGGTTATTCTGGAGGATTCAATATTGGAAAAGAGTATTTAGGAAAGGACCCTAAGCTTGGTTTTTGGCGGGATTATCACCTGCGCGTAACAAGTGAAGGTGTGCAGGATCTCCAATCACAATTTTTACGTGATTGGCATGAAGCGACAGATGAAGATCTTAAGACTGTTCAAGCTTACTTTCCTCCCCTCTCACAAGGCACGCTTGAACATCAATTCCTTTCTACCTACGGTCAAAGTTTAGAAGGCCATTTTTTATCGTTCATCAAGCAGGCACAAAAAGAGCTTATGATTTGCAC
The window above is part of the Metabacillus dongyingensis genome. Proteins encoded here:
- a CDS encoding TetR/AcrR family transcriptional regulator is translated as MTKREVHASVKDERLVQKRRDQMIKGAVNLFKQKGFHRTTTREIAKAAGFSIGTLYEYIRQKEDVLYLVCDTIYDQVRDRLEKDIDIKQGTIESLKVAIANYFKVVDEMQDEVLVMYQEAKSLSRDALPYVLQKEIEMVGMFEKVIAGCVDKGEISLSLRERELLAHNIFVQGQMWGFRRWALQRNYTLDEYIEVQTKLILQGVGKNGNHTK
- a CDS encoding acyl-CoA dehydrogenase; the protein is MFFKLSDEHEMIRKMVRDFAKNEVEPTAAERDEEERFDRALFDKMAELGLTGIPWPEEYGGIGSDYLAYVIAIEELSRVCASIGVTLSAHTSLAGWPVFKFGTEEQKQKYLKPMAQGEKIGAYGLTEPGSGSDAGGMRTTAKLNGDHYVLNGSKIFITNGGIADTYIVFAVTDPESKHKGTSAFIVEKDFKGFSVGKKESKLGIRSSPTTEIIFEDCIVPKENLLGQEGEGFKIAMMTLDGGRNGIAAQAVGIAQGALDASVAYAKERQQFGKPIAMQQGIGFKLADMATTVEASRLLTYQAAWLESEGLPYGKESAMSKLFAGDTAMKVTTEAVQVFGGYGYTKDYPVERYMRDAKITQIYEGTQEIQRLVISRMITK
- a CDS encoding acyl-CoA dehydrogenase, translated to MNIRFTEEQEMMRKMVRDFAQTEIEPFVEKMEQGEFPKEILRKMGSLGLMGIPIPEEYGGAGMDFTSYIIAIHELSKVSATVGVILSVHTSVGTNPILYFGSEEQKKKYIPKLASGEYLGAFCLTEPGSGSDAGSLKTKAVKKDDKYILNGSKVFITNGGEADTYIVFASTNHAAGTKGISAFVVEKDTKGLVIGKDEHKMGLYGSRTVQLSFEDAEVPFENLLGEEGDGFKIAMANLDVGRIGIAAQSLGIAQAALENSINYAKERVQFGKPIAAQQGIGFKLADMATSVESSELLTYRAAFLRQNGLPCGKEASMAKLFASKTAMEVAIEAIQVYGGYGYTKDYPVERYFRDAKVCEIYEGTSEIQRIVISKHILN
- a CDS encoding 3-hydroxybutyryl-CoA dehydrogenase is translated as MSIQNVMVIGAGQMGAGIAQVCAMAGYKVYLNDLKEEFVQKGFAAIDKNLQRQVDKEKMTAEQKHEILGRLTASIDLQDAAQTDLVIEAAVENMKIKSDIFAKLDEVTPEQTILATNTSSLPITEIAAATKRPEKVIGMHFMNPVPVMKLVEIIRGLATSEEVYQAIEDMTKTLKKVPVEVNDFPGFVSNRILMPMINEAIYTLYEGVAEKEAIDEVMKLGMNHPMGPLTLADFIGLDTCLYIMETLHEGFGDDKYRPCPLLRKYVKAGWLGRKTGRGFYSYEG
- a CDS encoding acetyl-CoA C-acetyltransferase translates to MNRTVIVSGVRTPFGKFGGGLSSLTASELGGIAIKEALKRANVNAEEVDEVIMGSVLQGGQGQIPSRQAARHADIPWNVKTETINKVCASGMRSVTLADQIIRAGDEEVIVAGGMESMSNAPYIMPKARWGLRMGDAKVQDLMVHDGLTCSFTGVHMGTYGNETASDLEISREAQDEWALRSHKRTVAAIESGKLGEEIVSVEIPQRKGDPLKIEHDEAPRKDTSIERLSKLKPVFNQAGTITAGNAPGVNDGAGALVLMSEERAKQEGKQPIAAIIGHTSIALEAKDFPKTPGLVILELLKKTGKKLEEIDLFEINEAFSAVALASNQLAGLDPEKVNVNGGAVALGHPIGASGARIIITLIHELKRRGGGIGIAAICSGGGQGDAIMVEV
- a CDS encoding (Fe-S)-binding protein, whose amino-acid sequence is MEALLWINFAAFILVTAYGASLFIYLIRSRMAYIKLGKKTEFDQQLNERLKNIMVNVFGQKKLLKDKKSGIMHVMFFYGFILVQFGALDFIIKGLLPDKHLPLGPLYPGFTFFQELVTLMILVAVVWAFYRRYIEKLVRLKKNFKAGLVLIFIGGLMLSVLLGNGMNLIWHNHELTWTEPIASSFAYLLSFVGETGAAVIFYISWWVHLLILLTFLVYVPQSKHAHLLAGPANVYFGRLSNPGKLEKIDFEDESQESFGVGKIEDFKQTQLIDLYACVECGRCTNMCPATGTGKMLSPMDLILRLRDHLTEKGAAVTSMSPWVPTYAFAGTKGNQLAAMASGQGSQEAAATIEYNPSLIGEIITEEEIWACTTCRNCEDQCPVMNEHVDKIIDMRRYLVLTEGKMDPDAQRAMTNIERQGNPWGLNRKEREDWREARDDVHVPTVKEMSKAGEEFEYLFWVGSMGSYDNRSQKIALSFAKLLNEAGVKFAILGNKEKNSGDTPRRLGNEFLFQELATKNIDEFQKNEIRKIVTIDPHAYNIFKNEYPDFGLEAEVFHHTELLAKLVEEGRLVPKFEVNETITFHDSCYLGRYNEVYEPPREILKSIPGVKLVEMTRNRETGMCCGAGGGLMWMEEDAGSRINVARTNQALEVNPTVISSGCPYCLTMLSDGTKAKEVEETVSTYDVAELLEKAVLGEKKESVA
- the cls gene encoding cardiolipin synthase, with the translated sequence MLLIGLIALIFVVWLRLDYYFGRKKHLRSLNEMKYPLRKSDIELYIVGEHFYKKLFADIENSTHSIHVLFYIVKNDPDSDDFLALLIKKAEQGIEVRLLLDYVGSKSLKKEKIEELKKSGISFSYTHNPAPPYFFYTLQARNHRKITVIDGKIGYSGGFNIGKEYLGKDPKLGFWRDYHLRVTSEGVQDLQSQFLRDWHEATDEDLKTVQAYFPPLSQGTLEHQFLSTYGQSLEGHFLSFIKQAQKELMICTPYFIPGKQIQEELIKARRRGVDIKILVPMRADHPFVKEASFPYFGPLILSGCEIYQYYYGFYHAKVIVVDDKLCDIGTANFDKRSLYLNDEMNCLIYDKEFIKYVKTTVNDDIRGSVQLTYDKFTQRPIAQKGLEAVATMISHFL